Part of the Cottoperca gobio chromosome 16, fCotGob3.1, whole genome shotgun sequence genome, TGTTGGGGTATTTCCAGACTGGTCAcgtaaaaagataaaacattgtttgttcACTGTCTAGGTGTTGATAGACTATCAAGGCAGCGCTGTAGATCTCTCAGAGGATTTCACAGTGGCAGCCAGTAATGTCATCACCACCTTGGCTTTTGGAAAAGAAGTGAGTATCCTTCCTCCCACAGCTCAGTTTGTACCTCTGAGTGTCGCAGATGCATTGCAAAATCTGCTTTTCATAAATGAACAGTTGTGGTTGTGGCAGACCAGTGTTTTCATAGCCTGTTTATGTTGGGAACTGGGCATGGTCACCGTTTATGTTGCCCTTTTTAGAAGCCTGCATTACATACGTGCATTCATAGAGTACTATTCTGTTACTCGGCAGTACATTTCATTGGAAGGACGTGTTAATAAAACtacatctttgtgttttctagTATGATAAGAGTTCTtcggagctgcagcagctgaacaGCTGTCTGAACGAGATTGTTGCTCTGTGGGGCTCCTCCTGGATTTCTGCTCTGGACTCCTTCCCACTGCTCAGAGTCAGTAAATGTTCACTATCTTGACTGTAGATCCATCTTTTGAATGGAATTTCACACATTATGTCATTTGTTCTCTCAAAGAAATTGCCCAATCCTGTGTTTTCTCGTCTCCTGAAAGAGGTGGCCAAGAGAGATGAAATTATAAGAGAACATCTTAACAATTACAAGGTCAGTAAAAAATGCACATGCCGAAGATGCCAAGAAATTGTGTCACACAAAATACCCAGCTGTCACGATCATAAAATGAGACATGTTATGTACTAAAGCCAATTATGAAAACTTGGATATGCTATTATAGAGCCAAAGAGAGTATgagaaatcatttaaaaaaaattcacatCATAGATTTCAAAGGTCTATGAAATCCCAGCTCTGTTATTTCCTGCTATGTTGATTTTAATCAGTTGTTGCTTTGTCATATGTGCAGTcacaagttaaaaaaaatgagGACGCCATCACAGGTTCCCTCCTCCAGGGCCTTGACAAACAACCCAACACAGACCATGAAGTGGTAAGTACATAGAACAGTGGATACCACGGGagatcaatttaaaatgtattgggAGTCAATCTAATTTCATTATCAATATTACTAAATGAcatgtcttcatgtctccaGGTCCTGACAGATATTCATGTTCACATGGCCACTGTGGACCTTCTCATCGGGGGAACAGAGACCACTGCAGCCTGGCTCAACTGGACTGTGGCCTTCCTCTTGCACAGACCCGAGGCAGGGCGCATCACTTTACAtaaaacaccacatttacacCACTCCTGAAGTTTATCAAAGTGCCTCTCTCCTTTCTCACTTTAATCTTCAGGTGCAGACCAAAGTGTATGAGGAGTTGTGCACAGTACTGCAGGGACGATATCCCAAGtacactgacagacacagactTCCTGTCCTGTGCTCTCTGATCAACGAGGTGCTCAGACTCAGGCCCGTTGCCCCGCTGGCAGTGCCACATAGAGCCATCAGAGACAGCAGGTCAGCTGAACGACAATATGTAGTGATAATGAAAGAATTAGAAGATTAGTGGCCGAATAGAATTACCAAGATAATTTGTCTGTAAAATCAGATATTGGTAGGCAGGCAGGTACAATACAGACCAGTTTACAAATCTGGAACAAACCCATGTTTATCCAATATTAGTCATGATGTTTACTCGTTGGTCCTATACCATGACTGGAATATGAATTATGAAGTATTACACATTTGGCAACTGCTTTGATGCAAATATCTTGATCGTAactataaagaaagaaaaacctaAAAGAAATTGAAAATTATTTCCTCAAAAAGGTTTTATGCAAAAAGCTAATATGCCAAcactggaaaataaaacatgtaaacagcaTGGGACACGGGCTGATCTGTTGCTCCGCATACAGTAATGAGACTCTgcttaacttaaaaaaaatctgcatCTAGATCCAGGTTTGCAACAAAATACTATATAATGGGTAAATATATGAAAAACTATATTTGTATAGCTACTTGGATCCTGGTGGGATGAGGTCTGTCAGTCAGCAGGTGTACACAAAGGCCACTTGCATGGAAGCTAAAACAGtctttactttattactttatccCACGCATGTTTAGTATTGCAGGTTACTTCATCCCTAAGAACACCGTCATCATTCCTAATCTTTTTGGAGCTCACCATGATCCTGCTGTTTGGTCTGAGCCATACAACTTCAAACCAGGTACTGCTCTAACTGTGAGGAGAAGTGCATTCCTTATACTTCGTTCAGCAGATCTCAAATAAAGTagctactctctctctttcagagCGTTTTCTAACGGGAGGAGGGGGCTCCACCCGTGCCCTGATTCCTTTCGGAGGGGGGGCTCGGCTCTGCTTGGGGGAGTCTGTCGCCAAAATGGAGCTCTTTCTGTTCACTGCCTACTTGCTGAGAGATTTCCACTTCATCCCTCCTGAGAGCGAGGCCTCTCTGCCCGACCTGACAGGAGTTGCTAGTGTTGTACTCAAGGTCAAGCCCTACACGGTTATAGCATGTCTGAGGCCTGTGAATAACCCCTGAGCTACAGAGGGGGTGTGCTGATTGCTTAAACGTTGTGCatttctgtgaaaacaaattATTCCGGGTTCATAACTCTGAATGTAATACAGTGATGCATTCAATCATTTAATAACATGTGTAAACCCAGGCcagacctctctctctctctctatatatatatatatatatatatatatatacacagtgatTTGTATAAAAGGCAAAGGAAATAGCATTCTGGTTGTATAAACGAAAATAATGAGCCTCAACATCACCAGGGGAAATACAAGAATGGTCTATCAGGAAATCAGATTTCAACACAatggaaacaggaagtaaagagCAGTCTGAAGGAAATGTTGAACAAATTAATTCAGTTAGAACTGCATGCAAATTAAAACCTGAAATCAAAACCTGGGGTTTGTACAGCTTACTGTAC contains:
- the cyp21a2 gene encoding steroid 21-hydroxylase is translated as MAIEIPVITVGAVFLCVLLLILLMYGKRDPPVQEDHKGSKSTVVEYGLLQYLCQFLPRSSSPSLPGPPSLFLIGNMMELTHDHLPIHLTNLAQRYGNIYRLKCGNTTMVVLNSSEVIREALVKKWSDFAGRPVSYTGDIVSGGGHTISLGDYNEEWRAHRRLVHSALQRCCHQSLHNVIERQALHLREVLIDYQGSAVDLSEDFTVAASNVITTLAFGKEYDKSSSELQQLNSCLNEIVALWGSSWISALDSFPLLRKLPNPVFSRLLKEVAKRDEIIREHLNNYKSQVKKNEDAITGSLLQGLDKQPNTDHEVVLTDIHVHMATVDLLIGGTETTAAWLNWTVAFLLHRPEVQTKVYEELCTVLQGRYPKYTDRHRLPVLCSLINEVLRLRPVAPLAVPHRAIRDSSIAGYFIPKNTVIIPNLFGAHHDPAVWSEPYNFKPERFLTGGGGSTRALIPFGGGARLCLGESVAKMELFLFTAYLLRDFHFIPPESEASLPDLTGVASVVLKVKPYTVIACLRPVNNP